The following are encoded in a window of Penaeus vannamei isolate JL-2024 chromosome 35, ASM4276789v1, whole genome shotgun sequence genomic DNA:
- the LOC138859329 gene encoding tenascin-like — MRMRYFWMLGFVTTAAALLLEAEEAQGKGVEEEVDLGPCEEAKGSCVPERNCSRIISGAECPEGSVCCTEERITYMIETRAACHRTKRCRRRNGRCGKSRCSSHEDEIQGGCSGAGCRCCAPATCELTNECRRANGRCTGKGCRRQERELPGGCGRRHCKCCIRDEKCTANQRCTRRNGSCSRRSCGSREKEIYGGCDGARCHCCAPEDKKECTANQRCTRRNGSCSRRSCGSGEMEIYGGCDGARCHCCAPEDKKECTANQRCTKRNGSCSAKSCERGEMEIYGGCEGDHCHCCAPKDKKECKPKKQCKWKGRYCTTGKCKNNERVIKRACQGKKCRCCAPGRVCKRKSKCKENKGSCRQGRCKSYEKEIYEGCKGLRCRCCALDMVTTTVPVTTPVTTTTPVTTTAPVTTTPA; from the exons ATGAGGATGCGTTACTTCTGGATGCTGGGCTTCGTCACGACGGCCGCCGCGCTCCTGCTGGAGGCGGAGGAAGCTCAGGGAAAG ggcgtcgaggaggaggtggacctcGGACCATGCGAGGAGGCCAAAGGAAGCTGTGTCCCCGAGAGAAACTGCTCAAGGATCATCTCTGGCGCTGAGTGTCCGGAGGGAAGTGTTTGCT gcACGGAGGAAAGGATAACGTACATGATCGAAACGAGAG CCGCCTGCCACAGGACGAAGCGTTGCAGGAGACGCAACGGGAGATGCGGGAAGAGCCGCTGCTCGTCACACGAAGACGAGATCCAGGGAGGCTGCTCCGGCGCCGGCTGCAGGTGCTGCGCGCCGGCGACCTGCGAACTAACCAATGAATGCAGGAGAGCCAATGGGCGCTGCACTGGCAAAGGATGCAGGAGGCAAGAGCGTGAGCTTCCCGGTGGATGTGGTCGTAGACATTGCAAATGTTGCATACGTGATGAAA aaTGCACGGCGAATCAGAGATGCACAAGGAGGAATGGATCCTGCTCAAGGAGGTCCTGtgggagcagagagaaggagatttaCGGAGGCTGCGACGGTGCAAGATGCCACTGCTGCGCTCCTGAAGACAAGAAAG aaTGCACGGCGAATCAGAGATGCACAAGGAGGAATGGATCCTGCTCAAGGAGGTCCTGTGGGAGCGGAGAGATGGAGATTTACGGAGGCTGTGACGGTGCAAGATGCCACTGCTGCGCTCCTGAAGACAAGAAAG aaTGCACGGCGAATCAGAGATGCACAAAGAGGAATGGATCTTGTTCAGCGAAGTCctgcgagagaggagagatggagatttACGGAGGATGCGAGGGTGATCACTGCCACTGCTGCGCTCCCAAAGACAAAAAAG aaTGCAAACCAAAGAAGCAATGTAAGTGGAAAGGCAGATACTGCACGACGGGAAAATGCAAAAACAACGAAAGGGTAATAAAACGCGCTTGTCAAGGGAAGAAATGCCGCTGCTGCGCCCCTGGTCGAG TTTGCAAGAGGAAGAGTAAATGCAAGGAGAACAAGGGTTCCTGCAGACAGGGTCGTTGCAAGAGCTACGAGAAGGAAATATACGAGGGTTGCAAGGGCCTTCGCTGCCGGTGCTGCGCTCTCGACATGG taacaacaacagttcCTGTGACAACGCCtgtgacaacaacaacaccagtgacaacaacagcGCCTGTGACAACAACACCAGCATGA
- the LOC138859328 gene encoding tenascin-like has translation MRMRYFWMLGFVTTAAALLLEAEEAQGKGVEEEVDLGPCEEAKGSCVPERNCSRIISGAECPEGSVCCTEERITYMIETRAACHRTKRCRRRNGRCGKSRCSSHEDEIQGGCSGAGCRCCAPATCELTNECRRANGRCTGKGCRRQERELPGGCGRRHCKCCIRDEKCTANQRCTRRNGSCSRRSCGSGEMEIYGGCDGARCHCCAPEDKKECTANQRCTRRNGSCSRRSCGSGEMEIYGGCDGARCHCCAPKDKKECKPKKQCKWKGRYCTTGKCKNNERVIKRACQGKECRCCAPGRVCKRKTKCKENKGSCRQGRCKSYEKEIYEGCKGLRCRCCALDMVRTVPVTKTPGTTTTPVTTTTPVTTTTAPVTTTITRT, from the exons ATGAGGATGCGTTACTTCTGGATGCTGGGCTTCGTCACGACGGCCGCCGCGCTCCTGCTGGAGGCGGAGGAAGCTCAGGGAAAg ggcgtcgaggaggaggtggacctcGGACCATGCGAGGAGGCCAAAGGAAGCTGTGTCCCCGAGAGAAACTGCTCAAGGATCATCTCTGGCGCTGAGTGTCCAGAGGGAAGTGTTTGCT GCACGGAGGAAAGGATAACGTACATGATCGAAACGAGAG CCGCCTGCCACAGGACGAAGCGCTGCAGGAGACGCAACGGGAGATGCGGGAAGAGCCGCTGCTCGTCACACGAAGACGAGATCCAGGGAGGCTGCTCCGGCGCCGGCTGCAGGTGCTGCGCGCCGGCGACCTGCGAACTAACCAATGAATGCAGGAGAGCCAATGGGCGCTGCACTGGCAAAGGATGCAGGAGGCAAGAGCGTGAGCTTCCCGGTGGATGTGGTCGTAGACATTGCAAATGTTGCATACGTGATGAAA aaTGCACGGCGAATCAGAGATGCACAAGGAGGAATGGATCCTGCTCAAGGAGGTCCTGTGGGAGCGGAGAGATGGAGATTTACGGAGGCTGCGACGGTGCAAGATGCCACTGCTGCGCTCCTGAAGACAAGAAAG aaTGCACGGCGAATCAGAGATGCACAAGGAGGAATGGATCCTGCTCAAGGAGGTCCTGTGGGAGCGGAGAGATGGAGATTTACGGAGGCTGCGACGGTGCAAGATGCCACTGCTGCGCTCCCAAAGACAAGAAAG aATGCAAACCCAAGAAGCAATGTAAGTGGAAAGGCAGATACTGCACGACGGGAAAATGCAAAAACAACGAAAGGGTAATAAAACGCGCTTGTCAAGGGAAAGAATGCCGCTGCTGCGCCCCTGGTCGAG TTTGCAAGAGGAAGACTAAATGCAAGGAGAACAAGGGTTCCTGCAGACAGGGCCGTTGCAAGAGCTACGAGAAGGAAATATACGAGGGTTGCAAGGGCCTTCGCTGCCGGTGCTGCGCTCTCGACATGG TAAGAACAGTTCCTGTGACAAAAACGCCTGGGACAACAACAAcgccagtgacaacaacaacgcctgtgacaacaacaacagcgcctgtgacaacaacaataacgagaaCATAA